GAAATGGCCGTTTATCATGGCCCGAAAGTGCTGCAGTAAGGAAACTTTCGATATTAAGTGGACCTATAGATAATTTATTTGGGCGGAGGACGCCTGAATGTTCAGATAATGAAAGTTTTGCATAATCTCAGTTTAACAGCCCCCTGGCAAGTAACTTTGGAACCAGGGCGAATGGTAAATTTAAAGTGCTCTcgagaaaaacatttaaaaatgtccgCAATCTCTGGGCAGTTTTTATTCCATGACAGGTGTAGATGTTAGCAGTGGCAGTACTGATAGCTCATCACCATCATCCTTTAGTGTTGTAACTGAACAGAAGAGCTGATCACTCCTCAGTTTAATGTGTAGAGGCAAACGGTGATCAATACAAACCGGCTGTGTATTGATTACACTGACGTCATGGTTGAGTGGACAGACAAGGAGCGCAGCACGGTCAGTGCTGTTTGGGAAAAAGTTAATATCGATGAGATTGGACCACAAGCTTTGGCAAGGTAGAGGATGTGAAACCGAGGATATGAAGTATAATTGTGGGGCTTCTTTTATTGCCAGTGATATGTAGGAAGAGGcttgttttaatgttattttaaatgtttcttaaaaaacaaattgcagGATTAATGCTGTTCGGTTTATGTTTAAATTCAAAAGAAACCCCTTATTTGTAGTCGGCAGGTTGTCTAGTTTGCAACATAACTGTTTTGGTTAAATAATAGTCTACTGAAGAATTAAGTGTAGAGTAATGCTTGAATAAACCATACAAAACCCCTGCATGCAAAATAACTGCATCCCTCACATTGACAGGGTTTTGATCGTCTACCCTTGGACCGAGCGGTACTTCGGTACTTTTGGAGATATCTTCACTGTGACTGCAGTTTTGAATAACGCCAAAGTGGCAGCCCACGGTAAGGTGGTGTTGAAGGCGCTGGATAAAGCAGTGAAGAACATGGACAACATCCAGGGCACATATGCTGCTCTGAGCCGGATGCACTGCGAAAAACTCAAAGTGGATCCCGATAACTTCAAAGTAAGCAATCCAAGTAGTTTACAGCAATACTGTATACGTTAATGTTAAACAACGTCCATATTCCTACACAGCCTGGAGTCGtggtgtctttttgttttgtccacagCTGTTGGCCGATTGCATCACAATCGCCATCGCCTGCAAACTCAGGAGCGACCTGAACCCTCAGGCCCAAGCTACCTGGCAGAagtttctgtctgctgtggtCGAGGCTATGAGCAGTCAGTACTTCTGAAGAGCTCCACAAACCCAGctggagaaaaaataaaactcatctTTAAACCCTGTATGTAGCCTAATCATGCAAGgtatataatatttattcaATATGCTAACTGAGTAATCCAGTTTGCGTATGTGGTAACA
The sequence above is a segment of the Enoplosus armatus isolate fEnoArm2 chromosome 17, fEnoArm2.hap1, whole genome shotgun sequence genome. Coding sequences within it:
- the LOC139300209 gene encoding hemoglobin cathodic subunit beta-like, with the protein product MVEWTDKERSTVSAVWEKVNIDEIGPQALARVLIVYPWTERYFGTFGDIFTVTAVLNNAKVAAHGKVVLKALDKAVKNMDNIQGTYAALSRMHCEKLKVDPDNFKLLADCITIAIACKLRSDLNPQAQATWQKFLSAVVEAMSSQYF